TGCGACAATGAGTATGAGGATGATGCCGAATGCTCCTGCCAACCTGGTTCCGATTTTAAGATTCTTGATCATGGTATCCTCCCTTTTCTAAGGTTTCATTGCATTCCGTAACCGCCAGAAATTTCCGCAGCAGCGTGAAGAAACAGGCGTTGAACAGCACCACCGCTGCTATGGCCGCAACAGTTATGCCCCCTATCACGAGCCCCACGGTATCCGGTCCCACGGGAATGCGCGCGTAGAATGAGTCCCTCGAAAGCTCGAACAGCACAATGGCGTTGAACGTGATGCTTGCCAGTAAAAGATGTATGCCGCTCTTCTTTCTCATGGTGCTCCTCCTTTCCATTGCTGTCTGTTTCATCATCTGAAAAGGTATATTCAAAAGCGGTGCCATGAGCAAATGGCTTGAAATAAAAGTTTTTAAGCAAGAGAAGAGAGTGCGCACGGTATACCACCCTGCCCTGAAAGGGCGGAATGGTATACCCGAATGCCAGAGCGGGTTGACTCCTCCAGGGACAAGAGACCGGGGCTTGCTCTCCGAGAGGAAAGAGGCTATAATAGACTAGTCTGACTAGTAAGGAGGAGCGTATGAGGACATGGCAGCTTCAGGAGGCAAAGGCACGCCTTAGTGAGGTGATCAAGCAGGCCTCGAAAGAGGGTCCCCAGACCATTACGATGCGCGGGGAGCCGACCGCGGTGGTCATTTCGAAAGAGGAGTACGAGCGGCTCAAGCACCCCAGGGAGAGTTTCGTCCGCTTCATGAGGAGGTCGCCTCTTTACGGTCTGGATCTCGACCTGGAGCGGGAGCAGACACTCACCAGGGTAACTGATATCTCATGAGCTATCTGCTCGATACCAATGTTATCTCGGAGACGATACGGCGGCAGCAGAACAGGCAGGTAATCGGATGGCTTGAACAGGTTCCGCCCGAGGCGCTCTTCGTAAGCGTTCTGACCCTCGGCGAAATCCGGAAAGGTGTCGAGAGGCTTGCAGACAAGAACAGGCGGGAGAGGCTCCGCCTCTGGCTGGAGCACGAGCTTCCGGCGTGGTTCGACGGGCGGGTGCTGCCGGTCG
This genomic interval from Nitrospirota bacterium contains the following:
- a CDS encoding type II toxin-antitoxin system Phd/YefM family antitoxin, whose product is MRTWQLQEAKARLSEVIKQASKEGPQTITMRGEPTAVVISKEEYERLKHPRESFVRFMRRSPLYGLDLDLEREQTLTRVTDIS
- a CDS encoding type II toxin-antitoxin system VapC family toxin, which gives rise to MSYLLDTNVISETIRRQQNRQVIGWLEQVPPEALFVSVLTLGEIRKGVERLADKNRRERLRLWLEHELPAWFDGRVLPVDLAVADRWGRLLAEAGRPVPTIDSLLAATALHHELRLVTRNAGDFDYPGLEVINPWQDVK